A region of Cheilinus undulatus linkage group 10, ASM1832078v1, whole genome shotgun sequence DNA encodes the following proteins:
- the LOC121516053 gene encoding uncharacterized protein LOC121516053 isoform X2, translated as MRVLSGTLVAVNDHRNHQNSVYVKQTPERQSVQEGHSVSLHCSLLSQHKETREQCPGEHDVYWLRAGVEESHPAVIYTSETTRVKSAGRSCIYSLSKTIHNSSDAGTYYCAVATCGQILFGEGTTVDTKKEQQLFFIVLGTLLLYSLFVTAALILYRNQRTVCKQCKGEKIASSQEDHHRTAEDQPDTESPQFNRSEQWMDSHSDGEEASLNYVALDFAARKAQRFTSIRESPLDCTYSSVGKRL; from the exons ATGAGAGTTCTAAGTGGTACTCTCGTAGCTGTAAATG ATCATAGAAATCACCAGAACTCAGTCTACGTCAAACAAACACCGGAGAGGCAGTCCGTCCAGGAGGGCCACTCAGTGAGTCTCCACTGTTCCCTTCTCTCCCAGCACAAAGAAACCAGAGAGCAGTGTCCAGGTGAACATGATGTGTACTGGCTCCGAGCTGGAGTGGAAGAATCCCATCCAGCTGTCATTTACACCTCAGAGACCACGAGAGTCAAATCAGCGGGGAGAAGTTGTATCTACAGTCTGTCAAAAACCATTCACAACTCGTCTGATGCTGGGACGTACTACTGCGCCGTGGCCACATGTGGACAGATCCTGTTTGGTGAAGGAACGACTGTCGACACAA aaaaagaacagcagctgtttttcattgtgCTCGGGACTCTGCTGCTCTACAGCCTGTTTGTGACTGCTGCTCTGATTCTCTACAGAAACCAAAGGACGGTTTGTAAACAGTGCAAAG GAGAAAAAATAGCCTCCAGTCAAGAAGACCATCACAGAACAGCTGAAGATCAACCAGATACTGAG agtcctcaattcaacaGAAGTGAGCAGTGGATGGATTCACATTCG GATGGTGAGGAAGCATCCCTGAACTATGTAGCGCTGGATTTTGCAGCAAGGAAAGCTCAAAGGTTTACAAGTATCAGGGAGTCACCTCTGGACTGTACATACTCCAGTGTGGGAAAACGTCTGTGA
- the LOC121516053 gene encoding uncharacterized protein LOC121516053 isoform X1: MIGRLAALTLLSTLCHTKDLAQISMIVVKPGEDLNLTCPTLTGHKAGLFYWFKLKFGHMIQTIAAGSFENVKLEDKFENSRFTVTFKEGLYFLNIRNVNQEDEATYFCQAGSAYEMRVLSGTLVAVNDHRNHQNSVYVKQTPERQSVQEGHSVSLHCSLLSQHKETREQCPGEHDVYWLRAGVEESHPAVIYTSETTRVKSAGRSCIYSLSKTIHNSSDAGTYYCAVATCGQILFGEGTTVDTKKEQQLFFIVLGTLLLYSLFVTAALILYRNQRTVCKQCKGEKIASSQEDHHRTAEDQPDTESPQFNRSEQWMDSHSDGEEASLNYVALDFAARKAQRFTSIRESPLDCTYSSVGKRL; the protein is encoded by the exons ATGATTGGAAGACTGGCTGCTTTGACTCTTCTCTCTACATTGT GTCACACCAAAGACCTGGCTCAGATCTCTATGATTGTGGTCAAACCTGGTGAGGATCTCAATCTGACATGTCCAACACTCACTGGGCATAAAGCTGGTCTGTTTTACTGGTTTAAGCTGAAGTTTGGACACATGATCCAAACAATTGCTGCAGGaagttttgaaaatgtaaaacttgAAGATAAATTCGAAAACTCTAGATTTACAGTCACATTTAAGGAAGGcctatattttttaaacatcagaaaTGTGAACCAAGAAGATGAAGCAACGTACTTCTGCCAGGCTGGATCAGCGTATGAAATGAGAGTTCTAAGTGGTACTCTCGTAGCTGTAAATG ATCATAGAAATCACCAGAACTCAGTCTACGTCAAACAAACACCGGAGAGGCAGTCCGTCCAGGAGGGCCACTCAGTGAGTCTCCACTGTTCCCTTCTCTCCCAGCACAAAGAAACCAGAGAGCAGTGTCCAGGTGAACATGATGTGTACTGGCTCCGAGCTGGAGTGGAAGAATCCCATCCAGCTGTCATTTACACCTCAGAGACCACGAGAGTCAAATCAGCGGGGAGAAGTTGTATCTACAGTCTGTCAAAAACCATTCACAACTCGTCTGATGCTGGGACGTACTACTGCGCCGTGGCCACATGTGGACAGATCCTGTTTGGTGAAGGAACGACTGTCGACACAA aaaaagaacagcagctgtttttcattgtgCTCGGGACTCTGCTGCTCTACAGCCTGTTTGTGACTGCTGCTCTGATTCTCTACAGAAACCAAAGGACGGTTTGTAAACAGTGCAAAG GAGAAAAAATAGCCTCCAGTCAAGAAGACCATCACAGAACAGCTGAAGATCAACCAGATACTGAG agtcctcaattcaacaGAAGTGAGCAGTGGATGGATTCACATTCG GATGGTGAGGAAGCATCCCTGAACTATGTAGCGCTGGATTTTGCAGCAAGGAAAGCTCAAAGGTTTACAAGTATCAGGGAGTCACCTCTGGACTGTACATACTCCAGTGTGGGAAAACGTCTGTGA